The genomic DNA GCCCTGACCCACGAGCAGGAGGGCAGCCACCCGGAGCTCTCGCTCCAGGTGCTGACCAAGTACAACGAGTCGCCCGCGGTCATCAACGCGGCGCTCTGCGGCCACGAGAACGTCGAGCCCGAGACGGTCGAGGCGGTGCTGGTCGAGGCGGCCGACGGCATCTCGGCGGCGCGGCCGGGCGCCCGGCGCGACGTGCTCGAGTCCTACATCAAGCGCCTGGCGAAGCTCGAGGAGATCGCGATGTCCTACAAGGGCGTCGAGATGTGCTACGCGATCCAGGCCGGGCGCGAGCTGCGCGTGCTGACCAAGGCCGACATCGTCTCCGACCTCGACGCCCACCAGCTCGCCAAGGACATCAGCAAGCGCATCGAGGCCGAGATGCAGTACCCCGGGCACATCAAGGTGGTGGTCATCCGCGAGACGCGCGCCGTCGAAGTGGCGAAGTAACCCATGAACATTCTGATGGTCGGGGACGTCTACGGCGAGCCCGGGCGCCAGGCGATCGCGAAGCTCCTGCCGCGGCTCCGCCGCGAGCACGCGATCGATTTCGCCGTCGTCAACGTCGAGAACGCCGCGGGCGGCTTCGGCGTCACCGCGCCGATCGCGCGCCAGATCCTCGAGGCCGGCGCCGACGTGATGACCTCCGGCAACCACATCTGGGACAAGAAGGAGATCGTCGAGTACATCACGAAGGAGAACCTGCTCCTCCGGCCCGCGAACTTCCCCGCGGGGACGCCGGGCGTCGGCCACGTCAGCGTGAAGTGCGGCCCCCACCGGATCGCGGTGGTGAACCTCATGGGGCGCGTCTTCATGCTCCCCATCGACTGCCCGTTCCGGCGGGCCGACGAGATCCTGCCCGAGCTCCGGAAGGAGACGCCGATCATCCTCGTGGACATGCACGCCGAGGCGACGAGCGAGTCGCTCGCGATGGGCTGGTACCTCGACGGGCGCGTGAGCGCCGTCGTCGGCACCCACCGCCACGTGCAGACGGCGGACGAGCGGGTGCTCCCCGGCGGCACCGCCTACATCACCGACCTCGGCCTCACGGGGCCGACCGACGGCGTCATCGGCGTGGACCGCGACCAGATCATCCAGCGCTTCCTCAACCAGATGCCGATCCGCTTCGAGACCGCCAAGGGCCCCGCGGCCCTGCAGGGCGCCGTCATCGCCGTCGACCCGGAGACGGGTCGCGCCTCGGAGATCCGCCGCCTTCGCGTCCCCGCATGAGCTGCGAGCGCGCGTGATCCTCGACGGCAAGGCGGTCGCGCAGAAGGTCCTCGGCGAGGTCAAGGCGGGCGTCGAGCGCCTGCGCGGGGCCACCGGCGTCACGCCGACGCTCGCGGTCGTGCTGGTCGGCGACTTCCCGCCGTCGAAGATCTACGTCGCGAACAAGATGAAGGCGTCCGACGCCGTCGGCATCGCGACGCGCGACCACGTCCACCCCGAGGGGCTCTCCCGGGAGCGGCTGCTGGCGCTCCTGCGACGGCTCAACGACGACCCCGCGGTCCACGCCATCCTGCTCCAGCTGCCGCTGCCGGAGGGGCTCGACGAGGACGAGGCGATCCGGGCGATCGCTCCCGCAAAGGACGTGGACGGCCTCCACCCGGAGAACCTGGGCCAGCTCCTCGCCGGGGCGCCGACGGTCGTGCCGTGCACGCCCGCGGGCTGCCTGGAGATCCTCGACCACTATGGCGCGAAGCTCGAGGGCAAGGAGGCGGTCGTGGTCGGCCGCTCGCGCCTGGTCGGCAAGCCCCTGGCCCAGCTCCTCCTCGCCCGCCACGCGACGGTCACGACGTGCCACACGCGCACGCGGGACCTCGCCGCGCACACGCGGCGCGCCGACGTCCTCTGCGTCGCCGCGGGGCGCGCGCGGATGATCACGGGCGACATGGTGAAGGAGGGGGCCTGGGTCATCGACGTCGGCATGAACCGGCTCGAGACGGGCAAGCTCGCGGGCGACGTGGACTTCGACTCCGCCGCGAAGCGCGCCGAGGCGATCACGCCGGTGCCCGGCGGCGTCGGGCCGATGACGGTCGCGATGCTCCTGAAGAACACGCTCGCCGCGGCCGGCCGCCAGCTCGGTCAACGATGACCGGGGAGCGCGCGGTCCTCACCGTCGCGGAGCTGACGGAGCGGCTCCGCGCGACGCTTGAGGAGCGCTTCCCGGCCGTCTGGGTCGAGGGCGAGATCTCGAACTTCCGTCTCTACGGCTCGGGCCACGCCTACTTCACGCTAAAGGACGCCGAGGCGCAGCTCCGCTGCGTGCTCTTCAGGAATCGCGGGCGGCGGATCAAGTTCGAGCCCGCCGACGGTCTCCACGTCATGGCGTTCGGCTCGATCGAGGTCTACGCCCAGCGCGGCGAGTACCAGCTGGTCGTCGAGCTGCTCGAGCCCAAGGGGCTCGGCGCGCTTCAGCTCGCGTTCGAGCAGCTGAAGCAGCGCCTGCACGCCGAGGGCCTGTTCGAGCAGGCCCGCAAGCGGGAGCTGCCTCGGTTCCCGAAGAAGATCGGGATCGTCACCTCGCCGAGCGGGGCGGCGATCCGCGATATGCTCCGCGTGATCGGCCGGCGCTTCGGCGAACTCCACATCGTCATCGCGCCCTGCCGCGTGCAGGGGGAGGGCGCCGCGGAGGAGGTCGCCCAGGGGCTCCGCGACCTGAACGCCCTCGGCGACGTGGACGTCATCATCGTCGGGCGCGGCGGCGGCTCGCTCGAGGACCTCTGGGCCTTCAACGAGGAGACCGTCGCCCGGGCGATCGCCGCCTCGAAGGCGCCCGTGGTCTCGGCGGTCGGCCACGAGGTGGACTTCACGATCGCCGACTTCGTCGCCGACCTGCGCGCGCCGACGCCGTCGGCCGCCGCGGAGCTGGTCGTGCGCGAGAAGCAGGCGGTGGTGGGGGCGCTGGTCGAGCTGCGCGAGCGGCTCGAGCGCGCGGCGGCCCGTCCGCTCAGGGACCTCGAGCGGCGCGTGGACGACGTCACGCTGCGCCTCCGCCGCGGGATGCACGCCGAGTGGCGCCACGGCGCCCACCGGGTCGAGCTGGCCACGGCGGCGCTCCACGCGTCGAGCCCGGTCGCGCGCGTGACGCACGGCCGTCACCGCCTCGAGCGCCTCGAGGGCCGCCTCCGGAACGAGATCCGCCACGCCCTCGCGCGCTCGCGCCACCGCCTGGGCGAGGCCGTCGGCCGGCTCGACTCGCTCTCGCCGCTCGGCGTGCTCGGCCGGGGCTACAGCCTCACGCGGACCGCAGAGGGCCGGATCGTGCGCAGCGCCCGGCAGGTGACGGCGGGCGACGACGTCAGCGTGCTGCTCCACGAGGGCACGCTCGAGTGCCGCGTGTCGGCGGCGAAGGAGCGCGATGACCGACCTCGCGTTTGAGGACTCGCTCGCGCGCCTCGAGCAGATCGTGAGCCAGCTCGAGGGAGGCAACCTCCCGCTCGAGCAGTCGCTCAAGGTCTTCGAGGAGGGGATCGCCCTCGCGCGGCACTGCGCCAAGTATCTCGAGGACGCGGAGCGGCGCATCGAGGTCCTCACCAAGGACGAGGGCGGCGCCCTCGGCACCAAGCCCTTCGCCTGGGAGCCCGAAGGAGAGGCGTGAGCTTCGATCTCCAGGCCTACCTCGCGGAGCGACGGGCCCTCGTGGACCAGGCCCTCGAGAAGTTCCTGCCGCCCGAGGACGCGCCGCCGCCGAGCGTGCACCGCGCCATGCGCTACAGCGTGCTGGCCGGCGGCAAGCGCCTCCGGCCGATCCTCGTGATCGCCGGGGCCGAGGCCGTCGGCGGCGCGCCCGACGCGGTCCTGCCGACCGCGTGCGCGCTCGAGCTGATCCACACCTACTCGCTGATCCACGACGACCTGCCGGCGATGGACGACGACGACTATCGCCGCGGGCGGCTCACCAGCCACAAGGTCTTCGGCGAGGCGATCGCGATCCTCGCCGGCGACGCGCTGCTGACGCTCGCGTTCCAGCTCGTCGCGGACAACGCGGCGCTCGTCCCGGACCCGCGGGTGCTCCGCGACGTCGTCGCCGAGATCGCGGGCGCCGCCGGCACGTTCGGGATGGTCGGCGGCCAGGTGGTGGACATCGAGTCGGAGGGGAAGACGGTCAGCGCGGCGACGCTCGAGTACATCCACCGGCACAAGACGGCGGCGCTCCTCCGCGCCTCCCTCCGCGTCGGCGCGCTCCTGGGCGGCGGCGACGCGCGCGCGGTCCAGGCGATCAGCGAGGCGGGGGGCGACCTCGGCCTCGCCTTCCAGATCGTGGACGACATCCTCGACGTGGAGGGGAGCCTCGCGGAGCTCGGCAAGACGGCCGGCAGCGACGAGCGCAAGCGGAAGGCGACCTACCCCGCGCTCCACGGCCTCGACGCCTCGCGGCGGCAGGCACGGCTCCTGGTCGAGCGGGTGAAGGAGCGGCTCGGCGCGTTCGGCGCGCGCGCGGTCCCGCTCCGCGCGCTCGCCGACTACGTCGTCGAGAGGAAGAACTAGCGTGTCCGCGATCTCCGGCGTCTACGCGCGCGAGATCCTCGACTCGCGCGGCAATCCGACGGTCGAGGTCGAGGTGCAGCTCGAGTCCGGCTCGTGGGGGCGCGCGGCGGTGCCGTCCGGCGCCAGCACCGGCAAGCGCGAGGCGGTCGAGCTGCGCGACGGCGACAAGCAGCGCTACGGCGGCAAGGGCGTCCGCCAGGCCGTGCGCACCGTCGAGGAGACGATCGCCCCGGAGATCGAGGGGCTGGAGGCCTCCGAGCAGGCCGGCATCGACCAGGCGCTCCTCGAGCTCGACGGCACGCCGAACAAGTCGGGGCTCGGCGCCAACGCGATCCTGGGCGTGTCGCTCGCCGTCGCGCGCGCCGCCGCGGACGACGCGGGGCTGCCGCTCTACGCCTACCTCGGCGGCGTCGGCGGCCGGCTCATGCCGGTGCCGATGATCAACGTGCTCAACGGCGGCGCCCACGCCGACAACGGCCTCGACTTCCAGGAGTTCATGCT from Candidatus Methylomirabilota bacterium includes the following:
- a CDS encoding TIGR00282 family metallophosphoesterase produces the protein MNILMVGDVYGEPGRQAIAKLLPRLRREHAIDFAVVNVENAAGGFGVTAPIARQILEAGADVMTSGNHIWDKKEIVEYITKENLLLRPANFPAGTPGVGHVSVKCGPHRIAVVNLMGRVFMLPIDCPFRRADEILPELRKETPIILVDMHAEATSESLAMGWYLDGRVSAVVGTHRHVQTADERVLPGGTAYITDLGLTGPTDGVIGVDRDQIIQRFLNQMPIRFETAKGPAALQGAVIAVDPETGRASEIRRLRVPA
- a CDS encoding bifunctional 5,10-methylenetetrahydrofolate dehydrogenase/5,10-methenyltetrahydrofolate cyclohydrolase, producing the protein MILDGKAVAQKVLGEVKAGVERLRGATGVTPTLAVVLVGDFPPSKIYVANKMKASDAVGIATRDHVHPEGLSRERLLALLRRLNDDPAVHAILLQLPLPEGLDEDEAIRAIAPAKDVDGLHPENLGQLLAGAPTVVPCTPAGCLEILDHYGAKLEGKEAVVVGRSRLVGKPLAQLLLARHATVTTCHTRTRDLAAHTRRADVLCVAAGRARMITGDMVKEGAWVIDVGMNRLETGKLAGDVDFDSAAKRAEAITPVPGGVGPMTVAMLLKNTLAAAGRQLGQR
- the xseA gene encoding exodeoxyribonuclease VII large subunit — translated: MTGERAVLTVAELTERLRATLEERFPAVWVEGEISNFRLYGSGHAYFTLKDAEAQLRCVLFRNRGRRIKFEPADGLHVMAFGSIEVYAQRGEYQLVVELLEPKGLGALQLAFEQLKQRLHAEGLFEQARKRELPRFPKKIGIVTSPSGAAIRDMLRVIGRRFGELHIVIAPCRVQGEGAAEEVAQGLRDLNALGDVDVIIVGRGGGSLEDLWAFNEETVARAIAASKAPVVSAVGHEVDFTIADFVADLRAPTPSAAAELVVREKQAVVGALVELRERLERAAARPLRDLERRVDDVTLRLRRGMHAEWRHGAHRVELATAALHASSPVARVTHGRHRLERLEGRLRNEIRHALARSRHRLGEAVGRLDSLSPLGVLGRGYSLTRTAEGRIVRSARQVTAGDDVSVLLHEGTLECRVSAAKERDDRPRV
- a CDS encoding exodeoxyribonuclease VII small subunit; this encodes MTDLAFEDSLARLEQIVSQLEGGNLPLEQSLKVFEEGIALARHCAKYLEDAERRIEVLTKDEGGALGTKPFAWEPEGEA
- a CDS encoding farnesyl diphosphate synthase, which codes for MSFDLQAYLAERRALVDQALEKFLPPEDAPPPSVHRAMRYSVLAGGKRLRPILVIAGAEAVGGAPDAVLPTACALELIHTYSLIHDDLPAMDDDDYRRGRLTSHKVFGEAIAILAGDALLTLAFQLVADNAALVPDPRVLRDVVAEIAGAAGTFGMVGGQVVDIESEGKTVSAATLEYIHRHKTAALLRASLRVGALLGGGDARAVQAISEAGGDLGLAFQIVDDILDVEGSLAELGKTAGSDERKRKATYPALHGLDASRRQARLLVERVKERLGAFGARAVPLRALADYVVERKN